A part of Aspergillus flavus chromosome 5, complete sequence genomic DNA contains:
- a CDS encoding checkpoint kinase (protein kinase) — MTSEATGFAHTNNMNSDSLTTQQPVPAPAGQGMSTADQENKSKTQPSQVRFSSTTEEIEPSAATGGPGLTPIETPKQMDDLRSLAASLQKSQLQESRLGSFSYDPVSLPSSRVASRESSDRSTRGANGSGLPSPHASPPVSVMQSPPLTPAATHSRESKTNGTSSMSNATDRGTGANSAAMTPEMSPPIGGSTKSQAPQSAPTSRPGSTDHLAKQSNVAQTSSHPQNGAKHRAQFFIGPDANSQEESPPATPRVDYTPPGAITPVGEPDDPYARSKRPPQPKNLSQLDQRFIFGGRDFKRRAQTSSFGRPSTPRSASASDLKASDRQRSGFFGSKKDSKQQEPEGKHHGHMAELKRFFKMGHHKHKRAESPSSAVKRSSRSSGKSTPYQLAPDSVPFADDHGLNSKYGKLGKVLGSGAGGSVRLLKRNSDGVTFAVKQFRDRHSWETLKEYSKKVTAEFCIGSTLHHGNIIETLDIIQEGNHWYEVMEYAPFDLFAIVMTGKMQKEEVACAFKQILSGVAYLHGMGLAHRDLKLDNVVVNEHGIMKLIDFGSAVVFRYPFENDIVPASGIVGSDPYLAPEVYDEKKYDPRPTDIWSLAIIFCCMSLRRFPWKQPRVSDNSYRLFVSSPTPGTPVPDADPKRHRPIKSAPDLSSSARESQSSESKNGVSGPPPEQSKSQDAPTAQPKPESTTQDENRPPESPQEKTPSDNQKNGNIDNKPRRTTSKEAPPLPPGSAPPSGQRQEVIKGPWRLLRLLPRESRYIIGRMLKVSVKERAILDDVLTDEWIRNIDACRQEVTGELYRAPGHTHILEPPSPSPAVASKAK; from the exons ATGACGTCTGAAGCGACTGGTTTCGCCCATACGAACAACATGAATTCCG ACTCTTTGACCACTCAGCAACCCGTCCCAGCGCCAGCTGGGCAGGGTATGAGTACAGCTGATCAGGAGAACAAGTCTAAAACACAACCAAGCCAAGTCCGCTTCTCTTCGACAacggaggagattgagcCGTCGGCCGCCACTGGTGGCCCCGGACTGACGCCAATCGAGACCCCCAAGCAGATGGATGACTTGAGGTCGTTGGCAGCTAGCCTACAAAAATCCCAATTACAAGAGTCTCGGCTGGGGAGTTTCTCATATGACCCCGTCTCTCTACCTTCTTCAAGG GTTGCGTCTCGAGAATCAAGCGATCGCAGTACACGAGGAGCTAATGGATCCGGTTTGCCGTCTCCCCATGCCTCCCCACCGGTGTCCGTGATGCAATCACCACCACTTACACCCGCGGCCACCCATTCGCGTGAATCCAAAACTAATGGCACTTCCTCGATGTCGAATGCTACAGATCGAGGAACCGGCGCAAACTCAGCGGCGATGACCCCAGAGATGTCTCCACCCATAGGCGGGTCCACGAAGAGCCAAGCGCCCCAAAGCGCCCCAACTTCGCGGCCTGGTTCGACCGACCACCTGGCGAAGCAGAGCAATGTCGCGCAAACATCGTCTCACCCTCAGAATGGAGCAAAACATCGGGCGCAGTTCTTCATTGGGCCTGATGCCAACTCTCAAGAAGAAAGCCCGCCAGCCACCCCTAGGGTCGACTACACCCCCCCTGGCGCCATCACGCCGGTAGGAGAACCGGATGATCCGTACGCCCGCAGCAAGCGTCCCCCTCAGCCTAAGAACCTTTCTCAGCTCGACCAGCGGTTTATCTTTGGCGGCCGTGACTTCAAACGGCGTGCACAGACGTCGTCGTTCGGCCGTCCATCGACGCCCCGGTCGGCAAGCGCGAGTGATCTGAAGGCAAGTGACAGGCAACGTAGTGGGTTTTTCGGCAGCAAGAAGGACTCTAAACAGCAGGAACCTGAGGGTAAGCATCATGGTCATATGGCGGAGCTCAAGAGATTCTTCAAGATGGGTCATCACAAACACAAACGCGCCGAGTCGCCGTCGTCGGCAGTGAAACGGTCGAGCAGGTCCTCTGGGAAGAGCACACCGTACCAACTGGCACCCGACAGCGTCCCGTTTGCCGATGATCATGGGCTCAATTCCAAGTACGGGAAATTAGGGAAGGTTCTAGGATCCGGGGCTGGTGGCTCTGTTCGGTTGTTGAAACGTAACAGCGACGGCGTGACTTTTGCCGTGAAGCAGTTTCGGGATCGTCACTCATGGGAGACGTTAAAGGAATACTCGAAAAAAGTCACAGCGGAGTTCTGCATTGGGTCAACCCTACACCATGGCAACATCATCGAAACccttgatatcatccaagAAGGGAACCATTGGTATGAGGTCATGGAATACGCCCCATTCGACCTTTTTGCGATTGTTATGACCGGTAAGAtgcagaaggaggaagttgcGTGCGCCTTCAAGCAGATCCTCAGCGGAGTGGCCTATTTACATGGGATGGGCTTGGCCCATCGGGATTTGAAACTTGATAACGTAGTTGTCAACGAGCATGGTATTATGAAGCTAATTGACTTCGGGAGTGCTGTTGTTTTCCGGTACCCTTTTGAGAATGATATTGTTCCTGCTTCAG GCATTGTGGGTTCGGATCCGTATCTCGCACCGGAAGTATATGATGAGAAGAAGTATGACCCGCGTCCTACCGATATCTGGTCTCTGGCTATTATCTTCTGCTGCATGAGTTTGCGGCGATTTCCTTGGAAACAACCCCGGGTTAGCGATAACTCCTATAGACTCTTTGTGTCCTCCCCTACCCCAGGGACTCCGGTGCCAGATGCTGATCCGAAACGCCATCGACCGATCAAGTCTGCTCCTGACCTCTCTTCATCTGCACGGGAAAGCCAGTCCTCGGAATCAAAGAACGGAGTGTCTGGGCCACCACCAGAACAGTCTAAAAGCCAAGATGCTCCAACAGCCCAACCGAAACCGGAATCAACCACCCAAGACGAAAATCGACCCCCAGAGAGCCCTCAGGAGAAGACACCTAGCGACAATCAGAAAAATGGCAATATTGACAACAAGCCGAGACGCACAACCAGCAAAGAAGCACCCCCACTTCCCCCCGGCTCGGCGCCGCCATCAGGACAACGTCAGGAAGTTATCAAGGGCCCATGGAGGCTTTTGCGGCTCCTGCCTCGTGAAAGTCGTTATATCATCGGCCGGATGCTCAAGGTGAGCGTGAAAGAGCGAGCGATTCTCGATGATGTTTTAACCGATGAATGGATTCGGAACATCGATGCCTGTCGACA
- a CDS encoding mitochondrial 54S ribosomal protein uL11m (putative mitochondrial 54S ribosomal protein YmL19) — translation MAKKALAKDQIVKLIVGAGQASPSPPVGPALGSKGVKSMDFCKEFNARTAHINTGVPVPARVTVRPDRSFTFDLRTPTTTWLLLQAANVEPRKNRIRGAMNPGHEIVGKVSLKHVYEIAQIKHSETRLSGLSLQGLCKSVIAQAKSIGIQVVP, via the exons ATGGCGAAAAAAGCATTGGCCAAAGATCAAATTGTGAAGCTCATCGTGGGAGCTGGACAGGCCAGTCCCAGTCCTCCAGTTGGTCCGGCACTCGGTAGCAAGGGTGTCAAGAGTATGGATTTTTGCAAG GAATTCAACGCCCGGACCGCACACATCAACACTGGAGTACCCGTTCCTGCGCGTGTCACCGTTCGCCCAGATCGCTCTTTCACATTCGATCTCCGCACCCCCACGACGACCTGGCTGTTGCTGCAGGCTGCGAACGTGGAACCTCGAAAGAATCGCATTCGCGGAGCCATGAACCCAGGCCACGAGATCGTTGGCAAGGTGTCCCTGAAACATGTGTACGAGATCGCGCAAATCAAGCATTCCGAGACGAGACTATCGGGACTCAGTCTGCAGGGGCTATGCAAGAGCGTCATTGCCCAGGCGAAGTCCATTGGCATCCAGGTTGTACCCTGA
- a CDS encoding oxidative stress survival, Svf1-like protein, with amino-acid sequence MNWLKSTYAFPLIISFLVAVLIFHTTASLASVAGTQEPIYGPEAIRSVAQQAQEVPYTVLSKEDLRWRAYQYTNVETKTFYIMADNGTLVFVQIIYSNIVGIHTTAQFNAKIFNLTGDAPHKWYSDPLYNFMFDESMLSFGADNLSLTLNEEGDAYTLKSAVNEDCLVNITFNRSSPGFVIGKDGTSYFGTDAQNPWGSMSHAFWPRCGVEGTITTKEQTYDLKGRAMFIHGLQGMKPHHAAARWNFVNFQTPTYTAVMMEFTTPPSYGSTVVNVGGIVKDGEIIYAGVTNSATHTEAAQDKDSDWPEPKSIKWVWDGKSKDDKTVHAELDGALGRRLDRIDVMAEVPGFIKTIAGSVAGTRPYIFQFAPQEKLTLKLKVGDEEVSEEGVMFSESTFIS; translated from the exons ATGAACTGGCTCAAGTCAACGTACGCATTTCCTCTCATAATTTCCTTCCTAGTGG CCGTGCTAATCTTTCACACTACGGCTAGCCTCGCGAGTGTTGCGGGTACGCAGGAGCCGATCTATGGCCCTGAGGCGATTCGATCTGTTGCCCAACAAGCACAGGAAGTGCCTTACACTGTACTCTCTAAGGAGGATCTGCGTTGGCGCGCCTACCAATACACCAATGTCGAGACCAAGACCTTTTATATCATGGCCGACAATGGCACCTTAGTTTTTGTGCAGATCATCTACAGCAACATTGT TGGCATCCACACCACCGCCCAGTTCAACGCGAAGATTTTCAACCTTACTGGAGATGCCCCCCACAAGTGGTACTCGGATCCCTTGTACAACTTCATGTTCGATGAGAGCATGCTTTCCTTTGGAGCCGACAATCTCTCTCTAACGCTCAATGAGGAGGGAGATGCTTACACACTGAAATCCGCCGTGAACGAAGACTGTCTGGTGAACATCACCTTCAACCGTTCTTCCCCTGGTTTCGTCATTGGAAAGGATGGCACTTCCTACTTCGGTACAGACGCACAGAACCCCTGGGGTTCGATGAGCCATGCATTCTGGCCCCGTTGTGGTGTTGAAGgaaccatcaccaccaaggagCAAACTTACGACCTCAAAGGCCGCGCCATGTTCATTCATGGTCTTCAAGGCATGAAGCCGCATCATGCGG CTGCGCGGTGGAACTTCGTCAACTTCCAGACTCCCACATACACCGCCGTCATGATGGAGTTTACAACACCCCCCTCTTACGGATCGACCGTGGTGAACGTTGGTGGAATCGTTAAAGACGGAGAGATCATTTATGCCGGCGTGACCAACTCGGCTACCCATACCGAGGCAGCCCAAGATAAAGATAGCGACTGGCCCGAGCCGAAATCTATCAAGTGGGTTTGGGATGGCAAGTCGAAAGATGATAAGACTGTTCATGCGGAGCTCGATGGCGCGCTTGGCAGAAGATTGGACCGTATTGACGTCATGGCGGAGGTGCCAGGCTTCATCAAGACCATCGCCGGTAGTGTGGCTGGCACACGGCCGTACATCTTCCAG TTCGCCCCCCAAGAGAAGCTTACACTGAAGTTGAAGgtcggagatgaagaagtcTCCGAGGAGGGTGTCATGTTCTCCGAATCGACGTTCATCTCGTGA